The DNA sequence GGTTTGAGACTATGGAGTTCCATTATATTATGCGATTTAATAGCTTCGTTAATTGCTTAGGGTTTAAACCTTAAGCTTCTTCCACTTTTACCAGGTGAGCAACCTTGTTGATCATTCCCTGAATTTGAGGAGTTACCTCGATAGTGACCGTGTCGTTCATCTTTTTCAGACCCAACGCTTTCACGGTATCCTTTTGACGCTTTGCACGATCAATCAGGCTCTTAACCTGTGTTATTTTTACCTTAGCCATGGCCGACGGTTTTTTACAGGCTTAAAGCCCTATCCTTCAAAAAGCTTTTCCATTGAGATGCCACGCTGCTTTGCGATCACCATAGGGCTACGTAGTTGCTGCAGAGCATCAATTGTGGCTTTCACCACGTTGTGCGGGTTAGAAGACCCCTGAGACTTAGCCAGTACGTTGTGTACACCAGCAATTTCCAGTACAGCGCGCATAGCACCACCAGCAATTACTCCTGTACCATCAGAAGCAGGCTTGATGAGTACCTTACCAGCACCGTACTTCCCTTTCTGTTCGTGAGGGATAGTACCATTGTGGATAGGCACCTTTATTAGGTTCTTCTTAGCATCATCAACCGCTTTGCTGATCGCTTGAGATACGTCACGTGCCTTACCCAGGCCATGACCTACCGTACCATTGCCATCACCAACAACTGCTACCGCTGCGAAGCTAAAGGTTCTACCACCTTTAGTCACTTTAGCTACCCGGTTAAGGTTAACGAGCTTTTCTTTCAGTTCTGTTTCGGCCGGTTTTACCCGGTTAGAATTTTTCTTTGCCATTACCAAAAAGCTTCTTAATGATTAAAATAGTAAGCCTCCCTCGCGGGCGCCATCCGCCAGCGCTTTCACGCGGCCATGATATAAATATCCAGCCCGGTCAAAAACCACAGATTCGATACCTGCAGCTTTAGCGCGCTCTGCTAACAGCTTACCGGTAGCAGCAGATTGTTCTGATTTATTTCCTGCATTAGCAACGGCAGGCTCAAAAGAGCTTGCTTGTGCTAAGGTATGCCCCTGAACATCATCGATGAGCTGAGCGTAAATATAACGATTAGAACGGAATATATTCAGACGTGGACGCTGAGCAGTACCCCGAACTGTTTTGCGAATGCGCATGTGAATGCGCTTTCTGCGGTTTGCCTTTGTTAATTGCATCGCTGCTTATTTTTATTGGCCTTAGTGAACAAGCAACAACTACTGTTAACTTTTCCCAAGACCCAACTTA is a window from the Lewinella sp. LCG006 genome containing:
- the rplR gene encoding 50S ribosomal protein L18, with the translated sequence MQLTKANRRKRIHMRIRKTVRGTAQRPRLNIFRSNRYIYAQLIDDVQGHTLAQASSFEPAVANAGNKSEQSAATGKLLAERAKAAGIESVVFDRAGYLYHGRVKALADGAREGGLLF
- the rpsE gene encoding 30S ribosomal protein S5 encodes the protein MAKKNSNRVKPAETELKEKLVNLNRVAKVTKGGRTFSFAAVAVVGDGNGTVGHGLGKARDVSQAISKAVDDAKKNLIKVPIHNGTIPHEQKGKYGAGKVLIKPASDGTGVIAGGAMRAVLEIAGVHNVLAKSQGSSNPHNVVKATIDALQQLRSPMVIAKQRGISMEKLFEG
- the rpmD gene encoding 50S ribosomal protein L30; the encoded protein is MAKVKITQVKSLIDRAKRQKDTVKALGLKKMNDTVTIEVTPQIQGMINKVAHLVKVEEA